A genomic window from Etheostoma spectabile isolate EspeVRDwgs_2016 chromosome 13, UIUC_Espe_1.0, whole genome shotgun sequence includes:
- the smg6 gene encoding telomerase-binding protein EST1A isoform X2 produces the protein MRGDGSNTQNCRKGSHSQSKSEANQEKVFVENDRDDQEPAGAAKPTRKARKPDRELYQPGSRRGIQGKDSGVGKEQDKPPPRENKQKTEPESQISAGEREGTKKTFTQKQGGKNKEAKGTQEKLKFSKSSEASRKQGSKDVEKKPLSSDASVEKITSKVEKLSVKEKGKVGCEGKAVEELSCMRWVSTNEERRGQEEGTKEEEEKVEKREKGNRRKRGGEKEKERNQDSRREDEAVGGGKSDLAKVEKERERRQTEADRDNKPGQTGATHQSTGKENRRESRRGDNNNRPRGTEKDAKTEREADGAVERGDKNKCNANITAPISKRYSKSDIRRSRNRTCSSSSASSVTSLDGPGIGVDVESTKWQRLQPKHNNKEGKANSGEGRRSHLQSWTTNGESSTESLEGSEMSDIAEYRRRSRRGGELSAERRREEKNTPKGNKGGGRGILRVSLEKQSGVGSHSGVSEHHKPGLVPRGRGGGILVLPACTDISNSPEVGQRLLFGGIRGGGAGRSRGGRGGGVRRLWDPNNPDQKPALTSTQSSQHSSLQPPIYLQTGTGYGQLHFLDTDDEVAGSPPVPQGEHFRSQKVAAMAYYKFQNSDNPYCYPMPANNPHSPGTTTSQRCPYPYHMGPYQMAPPNGMYPGPGVVQFCGSYRGAGYSQPGAGGCLTLEEVEQQARGELGRMLRAADAQELQLSNLLSRDRVSADGLDRMAQLRADLLGLYEQVILTDIDFSDSQNVDQALWKNVFYQVIEHFRQLLKDPTYDNTPHIRNMLLTLLDEGALFFNALLQKLQTVYQFKLEDYMDGMAIRARPLRKTVKYALISAQRCMICQGDIARYREQASDSANYGKARSWYLKAQQIAPKNGRPYNQLALLAVYTKRKLDAVYYYMRSLAASNPILTAKESLMSLFEEAKRKTEQLEQRRRQEHEGGSRGPPVRGRGRGEDGARVEIWICPSGQAATPSSQRGGRESSRDSEKDGELGNLSASDLNKRFILSFLHAHGKLFTKVGMESFPEVASRVLQEFKTLLQHGPSLLGSTQMLQIITINMFTIHNAHSRGEEGEVRSVLQEQSTALGLGMFALLVQRCTELLRDTPAEPVPMADGEEGLEGMVRVSAFPLDLRELLPTIKVWSDWMLGQPDQWNPPPCSIDCSPDVWQCLADLCNVLARVDHEEVPLYKVDTEEVEGDEELTMLQLKEDRLLAGFVPLLAAPQEPCYTDQHTDMAIAADCKRVTVLKYFLEALCGQEEPLLAFKGGKYISVATSPPNHSMATRSRQDSLTEKEADDVIVEADSSLSVSEEEEEEAEEAGDSENDIRQLKARRHALTNKLAQQQKRKDKIQAVLQTGGQLELEVRPLFLVPDTNGFIDHLGGLKRLLQCGTYIIVVPLIVITELDGLAKGQDNFGGVGSGGRSTGVRGNYNVSAAHVRAVQEKARLAVAFLEKGFEAKEPYLRALTSRGNQLESIAFRSEDTSGQQGTNDDLILSCCLHYCKDKAKDFMPGQRNGIVRLQREVVLLTDDRNLRVKALTRNVPVRDIPAFLSWAKVG, from the exons ATGAGAGGTGATGGAAGTAACACTCAGAACTGTAGAAAAGGCAGCCACTCGCAATCTAAATCAGAAGCAAATCAAGAGAAAGTCTTCGTTGAAAATGACAGAGATGACCAGGAACCTGCTGGAGCTGCTAAGCCAACACGAAAAGCCCGCAAACCAGACAGAGAATTGTATCAACCCGGAAGCCGGAGGGGCATCCAAGGAAAGGACTCTGGAGTTGGAAAAGAGCAGGATAAGCCTCCCCCTAGGGAGAATAAGCAGAAAACTGAGCCAGAATCCCAGATAAGTGCAGGGGAAAGGGAGggaaccaaaaaaacatttacacagaagCAAGGAGGGAAAAATAAAGAAGCAAAAGGTACACaggaaaaattaaaattttctAAATCCAGCGAGGCAAGCAGAAAGCAAGGAAGCaaagatgtggaaaaaaaaccatTATCGTCTGATGCTTCGGTGGAGAAAATTACTAGCAAAGTAGAAAAACTCAGTGTAAAAGAAAAGGGTAAAGTGGGATGTGAAGGCAAAGCCGTTGAAGAGTTAAGTTGCATGAGATGGGTATCAACCAACGAGGAAAGGAGAGGCCAAGAAGAAGGAacaaaagaggaggaagaaaaggtagagaagagagaaaagggaaaCCGCAGGAAAAGGGGtggagagaaggaaaaagagaggaacCAGGATTCCAGAAGAGAAGATGAAGCAGTTGGTGGAGGAAAGAGTGACCTAGCAAAAGtggagaaggaaagagaaaggaggcaAACAGAAGCAGACAGGGACAACAAACCAGGTCAGACGGGAGCGACACACCAAAgcacaggaaaagaaaatcgcaGAGAAAGTAGAAGAGGAGACAACAACAACCGGCCCAGAGGTACTGAGAAAGATGCTAAGACAGAACGAGAAGCTGACGGGGCTGTAGAAAGAGgtgataaaaacaaatgtaatgcaAACATCACAGCACCAATCTCAAAACGCTATTCCAAATCAGATATTCGGCGCTCGCGGAATCGAACTTGCAGCAGTAGCTCAGCCAGCAGTGTGACCAGCCTCGATGGTCCTGGAATAGGGGTGGATGTGGAGAGTACCAAGTGGCAACGCCTGCAGCCAAAGCACAATAACAAAGAGGGGAAGGCTAATAGTGGAGAAGGACGAAGGAGTCATTTACAAAGCTGGACAACCAATGGGGAATCATCTACAGAATCACTGGAAGGGAGTGAGATGAGTGACATAGCAGAATATAGAAGAAGGAGCAGAAGAGGTGGGGAACTAAGTGCAGAAAGGcggagagaagaaaagaacacACCAAAGGGAAACAAAGGAGGTGGTCGGGGAATCTTAAGGGTTTCTCTAGAAAAACAGTCTGGTGTCGGGTCACATAGTGGTGTGTCAGAACATCACAAGCCAGGTTTGGTTCCTCGTGGCAGGGGTGGAGGTATCCTGGTGCTTCCGGCCTGCACAGACATCTCCAATTCACCTGAGGTTGGGCAAAGGCTTCTTTTTGGTGGAATTAGGGGAGGAGGAGCGGGCAGGAgtagaggaggcagaggaggaggagttagACGACTCTGGGATCCAAATAACCCCGACCAGAAACCTGCTCTTACCAGCACCCAATCCTCACAGCATTCATCTCTCCAACCGCCTATATATCTTCAGACAGGGACCGGATATGGACAACTTCACTTTCTGGACACAGACGATGAGGTAGCAGGCAGTCCTCCAGTCCCGCAGGGTGAGCACTTTCGATCCCAGAAGGTTGCTGCCATGGCCTACTACAAATTCCAAAACTCCGACAACCCCTACTGCTACCCCATGCCCGCCAACAACCCACATAGTCCCGGCACCACCACCAGTCAGCGCTGTCCGTATCCTTATCATATGGGGCCCTACCAAATGGCTCCCCCTAATGGTATGTACCCAGGCCCTGGTGTGGTTCAGTTCTGTGGGAGTTACAGGGGAGCAGGTTATTCCCAGCCTGGTGCAGGAGGTTGTTTGACACTTGAAGAGGTGGAGCAACAAGCCAGAGGGGAGCTGGGGAGGATGCTCAGGGCTGCAGATGCACAGGAGCTCCAGCTCAGTAACCTGCTGTCCAGAGACAGAGTAAGTGCTGATGGACTGGATCGCATGGCCCAGCTCAG AGCTGACCTTTTGGGGCTATATGAGCAGGTCATCCTGACAGACATTGACTTCTCAGATTCACAGAACGTGGATCAGGCTTTGTGGAAGAATGTCTTTTACCAGGTCATAGAGCACTTCCGACAGCTACTCAAAGATCCGACGTATGACAACACCCCTCATATCAGGAACATGCTTCTTACACTGCTTGATGAG GGGGCATTATTCTTTAATGCGCTGCTTCAGAAGCTGCAGACAGTGTACCAGTTTAAGTTAGAGGATTACATGGATGGCATGGCCATCAGGGCTCGGCCATTACGCAAAACG GTGAAGTATGCACTTATAAGTGCTCAGCGCTGCATGATTTGTCAGGGAGATATAGCACGTTACCGTGAACAAGCCAGTGATTCGGCCAACTACGGCAAGGCTCGCAG CTGGTACCTGAAAGCCCAGCAGATTGCCCCCAAAAATGGGCGACCATATAACCAGCTGGCCCTGCTGGCAGTCTATACA AAGCGGAAGTTGGATGCTGTGTATTATTACATGCGCAGCTTGGCAGCTTCCAACCCCATCCTGACTGCAAAGGAAAGCCTGATGAGCCTGTTTGAGGAAGCTAAGCGTAAG ACAGAGCAGCTTGAGCAAAGGAGGAGGCAGGAGCATGAAGGCGGCTCCAGGGGCCCACCAgtaagaggaagaggaagaggggaaGATGGCGCACGTGTGGAGATTTGGATTTGTCCCAGTGGACAAGCGGCAACCCCATCCTCACAGAGAGGAGGTCGTGAATCAAGCAGAGACTCTGAAAAGGATGGAGAGCTGGGCAATCTCAGCGCTAGTGAT CTAAATAAGAGATTCATTCTGAGTTTCCTGCATGCCCATGGAAAGCTTTTCACTAAAGTGGG CATGGAATCCTTCCCTGAAGTGGCGAGCCGTGTTCTGCAGGAGTTTAAGACTCTGCTCCAGCATGGTCCTTCCCTACTGGGCAGCACGCAGATGCTGCAGATCATCACCATCAACATGTTCACCATACACAATGCTCACAGCAGAG GTGAAGAAGGAGAAGTGCGGTCCGTTTTACAAGAGCAAAGCACTGCCCTGGGTCTCGGCATGTTCGCACTACTGGTGCAGCGTTGCACAGAGCTGCTCAGGGATACCCCTGCAG aaCCAGTCCCCATGGCAGATGGAGAGGAGGGGCTGGAGGGGATGGTGAGGGTCTCTGCCTTCCCATTGGACCTTAGAGAACTGCTGCCAACTATCAAGGTCTGGTCTGACTGGATGTTGGGACAACCAGACCAGTGGAACCCACCACCGTGCAGTATAGA TTGCAGCCCTGATGTTTGGCAGTGCCTTGCTGACCTGTGTAACGTGCTGGCACGTGTAGACCATGAGGAAGTACCGCTGTACAAAGTCGACACTGAAGAAGTGGAGGGAGATGAGGAGTTGACTATGCTACAATTGAAGGAGGACCGGCTGCTTGCTGGCTTTGTACCACTGCTTGCTGCACCACAGGAACCTTGttacacagaccaacacactgACATG gcaatagcAGCAGACTGTAAGAGAGTGACGGTACTCAAGTACTTTCTGGAGGCTCTGTGTGGACAGGAAGAGCCTCTATTGGCCTTCAAGGGAGGCAAATACATCTCTGTGGCAACATCTCCACCTAACCACTCGATGGCTACAAGGAGCAGGCAGGATTCTCTAACAGAGAAAGAG gctgatgatgtcatagtCGAGGCAGATTCGTCTCTCTCCgtatcagaagaagaagaagaggaggcagaggaggcgGGAGACAGTGAGAATGACATCAGACAGCTGAAGGCGCGACGCCACGCCCTAACCAACAAACTGGCACAGCAACAGAAGCGCAaggataaaatacaa GCGGTGCTGCAGACAGGCGGGCAGTTGGAGCTGGAAGTGAGGCCTCTCTTTTTGGTTCCAGATACCAATGGATTCATtgatcatttgggagggttaaAGAGACTCCTTCAGTGTGGAACATACATCATTGTTGTGCCACTCATCG TGATTACAGAGTTAGATGGCTTGGCTAAGGGCCAGGACAACTTTGGAGGAGTGGGGTCAGGAGGACGCAGCACTGGGGTTCGGGGCAACTATAACGTTAGCGCGGCCCATGTGCGGGCTGTGCAGGAGAAGGCCAGGTTGGCAGTGGCTTTCCTGGAGAAAGGATTCGAAGCCAAGGAACCGTACCTCAGGGCTCTGACAAGCAGAGGAAATCAGCTCGAGTCTATTGCCTTCCGAAGTGAAGACACTTCTGGACAGCAG GGCACTAACGATGATTTGATTCTGTCCTGCTGCCTCCACTACTGCAAAGACAAGGCAAAAGATTTCATGCCTGGTCAGAGAA ATGGGATAGTGAGGCTCCAAAGGGAAGTGGTACTCCTTACAGATGACCGTAACCTGCGTGTCAAAGCTTTGACCCGCAACGTCCCAGTCCGAGACATCCCTGCTTTCCTCAGCTGGGCCAAAGTGGGCTGA
- the smg6 gene encoding telomerase-binding protein EST1A isoform X1: protein MANELDRVRISAAELRAEASNSINITYWQKEEQQAHHIHKQHRKRDGKHSELQRYQTVAGHGRCHRDSEEGDTGQSDLLAADSHEHDLPSQSEEKGVSEKVLERHGCTYGGADTDKRDEDRMRGDGSNTQNCRKGSHSQSKSEANQEKVFVENDRDDQEPAGAAKPTRKARKPDRELYQPGSRRGIQGKDSGVGKEQDKPPPRENKQKTEPESQISAGEREGTKKTFTQKQGGKNKEAKGTQEKLKFSKSSEASRKQGSKDVEKKPLSSDASVEKITSKVEKLSVKEKGKVGCEGKAVEELSCMRWVSTNEERRGQEEGTKEEEEKVEKREKGNRRKRGGEKEKERNQDSRREDEAVGGGKSDLAKVEKERERRQTEADRDNKPGQTGATHQSTGKENRRESRRGDNNNRPRGTEKDAKTEREADGAVERGDKNKCNANITAPISKRYSKSDIRRSRNRTCSSSSASSVTSLDGPGIGVDVESTKWQRLQPKHNNKEGKANSGEGRRSHLQSWTTNGESSTESLEGSEMSDIAEYRRRSRRGGELSAERRREEKNTPKGNKGGGRGILRVSLEKQSGVGSHSGVSEHHKPGLVPRGRGGGILVLPACTDISNSPEVGQRLLFGGIRGGGAGRSRGGRGGGVRRLWDPNNPDQKPALTSTQSSQHSSLQPPIYLQTGTGYGQLHFLDTDDEVAGSPPVPQGEHFRSQKVAAMAYYKFQNSDNPYCYPMPANNPHSPGTTTSQRCPYPYHMGPYQMAPPNGMYPGPGVVQFCGSYRGAGYSQPGAGGCLTLEEVEQQARGELGRMLRAADAQELQLSNLLSRDRVSADGLDRMAQLRADLLGLYEQVILTDIDFSDSQNVDQALWKNVFYQVIEHFRQLLKDPTYDNTPHIRNMLLTLLDEGALFFNALLQKLQTVYQFKLEDYMDGMAIRARPLRKTVKYALISAQRCMICQGDIARYREQASDSANYGKARSWYLKAQQIAPKNGRPYNQLALLAVYTKRKLDAVYYYMRSLAASNPILTAKESLMSLFEEAKRKTEQLEQRRRQEHEGGSRGPPVRGRGRGEDGARVEIWICPSGQAATPSSQRGGRESSRDSEKDGELGNLSASDLNKRFILSFLHAHGKLFTKVGMESFPEVASRVLQEFKTLLQHGPSLLGSTQMLQIITINMFTIHNAHSRGEEGEVRSVLQEQSTALGLGMFALLVQRCTELLRDTPAEPVPMADGEEGLEGMVRVSAFPLDLRELLPTIKVWSDWMLGQPDQWNPPPCSIDCSPDVWQCLADLCNVLARVDHEEVPLYKVDTEEVEGDEELTMLQLKEDRLLAGFVPLLAAPQEPCYTDQHTDMAIAADCKRVTVLKYFLEALCGQEEPLLAFKGGKYISVATSPPNHSMATRSRQDSLTEKEADDVIVEADSSLSVSEEEEEEAEEAGDSENDIRQLKARRHALTNKLAQQQKRKDKIQAVLQTGGQLELEVRPLFLVPDTNGFIDHLGGLKRLLQCGTYIIVVPLIVITELDGLAKGQDNFGGVGSGGRSTGVRGNYNVSAAHVRAVQEKARLAVAFLEKGFEAKEPYLRALTSRGNQLESIAFRSEDTSGQQGTNDDLILSCCLHYCKDKAKDFMPGQRNGIVRLQREVVLLTDDRNLRVKALTRNVPVRDIPAFLSWAKVG, encoded by the exons ATGGCGAACGAACTGGACAGAGTGCGAATCTCAGCTGCGGAACTCCGAGCTGAAGCGTCGAATTCAATCAATATTACTTACTGGCAGAAAG AGGAGCAACAGGCGCATCACATACACAAGCAGCATAGGAAGCGTGACGGAAAGCATTCTGAACTTCAGCGCTACCAGACGGTAGCTGGTCATGGGCGGTGTCACCGAGACAGTGAGGAGGGAGACACAGGTCAAAGTGATCTCCTGGCTGCTGATTCACATGAACATGACCTACCATCACAGAGTGAGGAAAAGGGTGTCTCTGAAAAAGTTTTAGAGAGACACGGGTGTACATATGGTGGGGCAGACACTGACAAAAGAGATGAAGACAGAATGAGAGGTGATGGAAGTAACACTCAGAACTGTAGAAAAGGCAGCCACTCGCAATCTAAATCAGAAGCAAATCAAGAGAAAGTCTTCGTTGAAAATGACAGAGATGACCAGGAACCTGCTGGAGCTGCTAAGCCAACACGAAAAGCCCGCAAACCAGACAGAGAATTGTATCAACCCGGAAGCCGGAGGGGCATCCAAGGAAAGGACTCTGGAGTTGGAAAAGAGCAGGATAAGCCTCCCCCTAGGGAGAATAAGCAGAAAACTGAGCCAGAATCCCAGATAAGTGCAGGGGAAAGGGAGggaaccaaaaaaacatttacacagaagCAAGGAGGGAAAAATAAAGAAGCAAAAGGTACACaggaaaaattaaaattttctAAATCCAGCGAGGCAAGCAGAAAGCAAGGAAGCaaagatgtggaaaaaaaaccatTATCGTCTGATGCTTCGGTGGAGAAAATTACTAGCAAAGTAGAAAAACTCAGTGTAAAAGAAAAGGGTAAAGTGGGATGTGAAGGCAAAGCCGTTGAAGAGTTAAGTTGCATGAGATGGGTATCAACCAACGAGGAAAGGAGAGGCCAAGAAGAAGGAacaaaagaggaggaagaaaaggtagagaagagagaaaagggaaaCCGCAGGAAAAGGGGtggagagaaggaaaaagagaggaacCAGGATTCCAGAAGAGAAGATGAAGCAGTTGGTGGAGGAAAGAGTGACCTAGCAAAAGtggagaaggaaagagaaaggaggcaAACAGAAGCAGACAGGGACAACAAACCAGGTCAGACGGGAGCGACACACCAAAgcacaggaaaagaaaatcgcaGAGAAAGTAGAAGAGGAGACAACAACAACCGGCCCAGAGGTACTGAGAAAGATGCTAAGACAGAACGAGAAGCTGACGGGGCTGTAGAAAGAGgtgataaaaacaaatgtaatgcaAACATCACAGCACCAATCTCAAAACGCTATTCCAAATCAGATATTCGGCGCTCGCGGAATCGAACTTGCAGCAGTAGCTCAGCCAGCAGTGTGACCAGCCTCGATGGTCCTGGAATAGGGGTGGATGTGGAGAGTACCAAGTGGCAACGCCTGCAGCCAAAGCACAATAACAAAGAGGGGAAGGCTAATAGTGGAGAAGGACGAAGGAGTCATTTACAAAGCTGGACAACCAATGGGGAATCATCTACAGAATCACTGGAAGGGAGTGAGATGAGTGACATAGCAGAATATAGAAGAAGGAGCAGAAGAGGTGGGGAACTAAGTGCAGAAAGGcggagagaagaaaagaacacACCAAAGGGAAACAAAGGAGGTGGTCGGGGAATCTTAAGGGTTTCTCTAGAAAAACAGTCTGGTGTCGGGTCACATAGTGGTGTGTCAGAACATCACAAGCCAGGTTTGGTTCCTCGTGGCAGGGGTGGAGGTATCCTGGTGCTTCCGGCCTGCACAGACATCTCCAATTCACCTGAGGTTGGGCAAAGGCTTCTTTTTGGTGGAATTAGGGGAGGAGGAGCGGGCAGGAgtagaggaggcagaggaggaggagttagACGACTCTGGGATCCAAATAACCCCGACCAGAAACCTGCTCTTACCAGCACCCAATCCTCACAGCATTCATCTCTCCAACCGCCTATATATCTTCAGACAGGGACCGGATATGGACAACTTCACTTTCTGGACACAGACGATGAGGTAGCAGGCAGTCCTCCAGTCCCGCAGGGTGAGCACTTTCGATCCCAGAAGGTTGCTGCCATGGCCTACTACAAATTCCAAAACTCCGACAACCCCTACTGCTACCCCATGCCCGCCAACAACCCACATAGTCCCGGCACCACCACCAGTCAGCGCTGTCCGTATCCTTATCATATGGGGCCCTACCAAATGGCTCCCCCTAATGGTATGTACCCAGGCCCTGGTGTGGTTCAGTTCTGTGGGAGTTACAGGGGAGCAGGTTATTCCCAGCCTGGTGCAGGAGGTTGTTTGACACTTGAAGAGGTGGAGCAACAAGCCAGAGGGGAGCTGGGGAGGATGCTCAGGGCTGCAGATGCACAGGAGCTCCAGCTCAGTAACCTGCTGTCCAGAGACAGAGTAAGTGCTGATGGACTGGATCGCATGGCCCAGCTCAG AGCTGACCTTTTGGGGCTATATGAGCAGGTCATCCTGACAGACATTGACTTCTCAGATTCACAGAACGTGGATCAGGCTTTGTGGAAGAATGTCTTTTACCAGGTCATAGAGCACTTCCGACAGCTACTCAAAGATCCGACGTATGACAACACCCCTCATATCAGGAACATGCTTCTTACACTGCTTGATGAG GGGGCATTATTCTTTAATGCGCTGCTTCAGAAGCTGCAGACAGTGTACCAGTTTAAGTTAGAGGATTACATGGATGGCATGGCCATCAGGGCTCGGCCATTACGCAAAACG GTGAAGTATGCACTTATAAGTGCTCAGCGCTGCATGATTTGTCAGGGAGATATAGCACGTTACCGTGAACAAGCCAGTGATTCGGCCAACTACGGCAAGGCTCGCAG CTGGTACCTGAAAGCCCAGCAGATTGCCCCCAAAAATGGGCGACCATATAACCAGCTGGCCCTGCTGGCAGTCTATACA AAGCGGAAGTTGGATGCTGTGTATTATTACATGCGCAGCTTGGCAGCTTCCAACCCCATCCTGACTGCAAAGGAAAGCCTGATGAGCCTGTTTGAGGAAGCTAAGCGTAAG ACAGAGCAGCTTGAGCAAAGGAGGAGGCAGGAGCATGAAGGCGGCTCCAGGGGCCCACCAgtaagaggaagaggaagaggggaaGATGGCGCACGTGTGGAGATTTGGATTTGTCCCAGTGGACAAGCGGCAACCCCATCCTCACAGAGAGGAGGTCGTGAATCAAGCAGAGACTCTGAAAAGGATGGAGAGCTGGGCAATCTCAGCGCTAGTGAT CTAAATAAGAGATTCATTCTGAGTTTCCTGCATGCCCATGGAAAGCTTTTCACTAAAGTGGG CATGGAATCCTTCCCTGAAGTGGCGAGCCGTGTTCTGCAGGAGTTTAAGACTCTGCTCCAGCATGGTCCTTCCCTACTGGGCAGCACGCAGATGCTGCAGATCATCACCATCAACATGTTCACCATACACAATGCTCACAGCAGAG GTGAAGAAGGAGAAGTGCGGTCCGTTTTACAAGAGCAAAGCACTGCCCTGGGTCTCGGCATGTTCGCACTACTGGTGCAGCGTTGCACAGAGCTGCTCAGGGATACCCCTGCAG aaCCAGTCCCCATGGCAGATGGAGAGGAGGGGCTGGAGGGGATGGTGAGGGTCTCTGCCTTCCCATTGGACCTTAGAGAACTGCTGCCAACTATCAAGGTCTGGTCTGACTGGATGTTGGGACAACCAGACCAGTGGAACCCACCACCGTGCAGTATAGA TTGCAGCCCTGATGTTTGGCAGTGCCTTGCTGACCTGTGTAACGTGCTGGCACGTGTAGACCATGAGGAAGTACCGCTGTACAAAGTCGACACTGAAGAAGTGGAGGGAGATGAGGAGTTGACTATGCTACAATTGAAGGAGGACCGGCTGCTTGCTGGCTTTGTACCACTGCTTGCTGCACCACAGGAACCTTGttacacagaccaacacactgACATG gcaatagcAGCAGACTGTAAGAGAGTGACGGTACTCAAGTACTTTCTGGAGGCTCTGTGTGGACAGGAAGAGCCTCTATTGGCCTTCAAGGGAGGCAAATACATCTCTGTGGCAACATCTCCACCTAACCACTCGATGGCTACAAGGAGCAGGCAGGATTCTCTAACAGAGAAAGAG gctgatgatgtcatagtCGAGGCAGATTCGTCTCTCTCCgtatcagaagaagaagaagaggaggcagaggaggcgGGAGACAGTGAGAATGACATCAGACAGCTGAAGGCGCGACGCCACGCCCTAACCAACAAACTGGCACAGCAACAGAAGCGCAaggataaaatacaa GCGGTGCTGCAGACAGGCGGGCAGTTGGAGCTGGAAGTGAGGCCTCTCTTTTTGGTTCCAGATACCAATGGATTCATtgatcatttgggagggttaaAGAGACTCCTTCAGTGTGGAACATACATCATTGTTGTGCCACTCATCG TGATTACAGAGTTAGATGGCTTGGCTAAGGGCCAGGACAACTTTGGAGGAGTGGGGTCAGGAGGACGCAGCACTGGGGTTCGGGGCAACTATAACGTTAGCGCGGCCCATGTGCGGGCTGTGCAGGAGAAGGCCAGGTTGGCAGTGGCTTTCCTGGAGAAAGGATTCGAAGCCAAGGAACCGTACCTCAGGGCTCTGACAAGCAGAGGAAATCAGCTCGAGTCTATTGCCTTCCGAAGTGAAGACACTTCTGGACAGCAG GGCACTAACGATGATTTGATTCTGTCCTGCTGCCTCCACTACTGCAAAGACAAGGCAAAAGATTTCATGCCTGGTCAGAGAA ATGGGATAGTGAGGCTCCAAAGGGAAGTGGTACTCCTTACAGATGACCGTAACCTGCGTGTCAAAGCTTTGACCCGCAACGTCCCAGTCCGAGACATCCCTGCTTTCCTCAGCTGGGCCAAAGTGGGCTGA
- the ovca2 gene encoding esterase OVCA2, which translates to MAPLRVLCIHGYRQNGSSYREKTGALRKLLKKQVEFVYLSAPHSVQEASSEAPEKENGSGPGPGGNEDPRGWWFSDVQARSFSAQQHCEESLGLDESVTAVREAVKAQGPFDGVLGFSQGAAFVAMLCSLQEQKLEPEFSFRFAILVAGFRSACKEHQKFYNPPLQIPSLHVFGLEDRVIPDNLSRELLHSFQYPQVLTHPGGHFVPAASAHRPAYQDFLKRFQ; encoded by the exons ATGGCGCCTCTCCGGGTCCTGTGCATTCATGGTTACCGTCAGAACGGCAGCTCGTACCGTGAAAAGACGGGAGCTCTGCGGAAGCTGTTGAAGAAACAAGTGGAGTTTGTTTACCTCAGCGCACCGCACAGTGTGCAGGAAGCCAGTAGTGAAG CTCCAGAGAAGGAGAATGGTTCAGGTCCTGGACCTGGGGGCAACGAGGACCCCAGGGGTTGGTGGTTTTCCGATGTACAGGCTCGGAGTTTCAGTGCTCAGCAGCACTGTGAAGAAAGCCTTGGGCTCGATGAGAGCGTGACGGCTGTGAGAGAAGCCGTGAAGGCCCAAGGTCCATTTGACGGCGTCCTAGGCTTTAGTCAGGGAGCAGCTTTTGTGGCCATGTTGTGCTCTCTTCAGGAGCAAAAACTGGAGCCAGAGTTTAGCTTCCGCTTTGCCATCCTTGTTGCTGGTTTCCGCAGCGCATGTAAGGAACACCAAAAATTCTACAACCCTCCCCTTCAGATTCCTTCCCTACATGTGTTTGGACTGGAAGACCGAGTCATTCCTGACAACCTGAGCAGGGAGCTCCTCCACTCCTTCCAATACCCTCAGGTCTTGACACATCCTGGTGGCCATTTTGTTCCTGCTGCGTCTGCTCACAGACCAGCCTACCAGGACTTTCTCAAGAGATTCCAGTGA